Genomic segment of Deltaproteobacteria bacterium:
GGCACTTCAACCGCTTTTCCGTAGCCGCTACGTTTTCGGGTTTGCAGGACCAGTCTTCGCCGCCCGTGATCAGCACAACGGGGAACTCGATCTCCTCGATACGGTCCCGGATGTCAAAGCTGGTGTAGGCGCTCAAATCGCCCAGAATCACCTCGGCCGAACTTCTGAGCGCCTCGAGACCGATGAGTCTCTTACGCTCGGTGGAGGTTTTGGGACCGCACAAGGCTATGAAGTTGGTCTCCCAATAGTCGTACGTGTTGATGGTAATCAGATTCATCAGGTCGTCGGAATAGGAGACCGCGGTCCTGAGGGTCATGCCTGCCCCGTCCAGGGGTACGGCGGCCAGCACCTGGTCCGGTCGATTGAGTCCGGTCATCAGCACCCCGCCCCCGGACATGGAGTGGCCCATCAAGACCAC
This window contains:
- a CDS encoding alpha/beta hydrolase, with amino-acid sequence MPYCEVMDTRIYYEVEGEGTTMLLVHGAAQDTMSWRFAVPFLSKKFRTVAVDLPGHGKSERSPRGVVKRTEDYAAYLNAIIDKLGLGKVVLMGHSMSGGGVLMTGLNRPDQVLAAVPLDGAGMTLRTAVSYSDDLMNLITINTYDYWETNFIALCGPKTSTERKRLIGLEALRSSAEVILGDLSAYTSFDIRDRIEEIEFPVVLITGGEDWSCKPENVAATEKRLKCPKAMEVLDGVGHFPHMEAPERVSEAAIRLLNKVAGI